The DNA segment AGGACGGGCCCGAGCACGCCGTCGAGGAAGACACGGACACTGACATCCTCGAGATCAAGCTGATCAAGAAGATGCTCAAGACCCTCGACGCCGACGACACCCCCAGCGTCGAGGTGCTGAACGGCGTGGCGGTGGGCAAGAAATTGCTGATCCCCGATTCGAAGCAGGAGGTGGTCATCGGCCGCGACGGGGCCGCCGACCTCACTATCGACGAGAACGTCATCAGCCGCCTGCACGCCAAGCTCGAGCGCAAGTGGGGCGGCATCGTCATCGTCGACCTGCAAAGCAAGAACGGCACCTTCGTCAACAACGACCGCGTCGAGGAGAAGCTGCTGCGCGACGGCGACAAGGTCATGCTGGGCACGGTCAAGCTGCTCTACCGCAACCCCAAGGACGTCAACCTCGAGGTCATCAGCCAAGAGATCTCCAAGAAGAAGAAAGAGGCCGCGATGCGCGAAGCCGAGCGGCTCGCGCAAAAGCAGCTCGAGGAAGAGCGCCTGGCCAAGGAGGCGGAGGATAAGGAAACGGCCCGCCGCGAGGCCGAGGCCAAGGCGGTGCAAGAGGCCCTCGAAAAAGAGAAGGCCGAGGAAGAAGAAAAACGTGCCGCGGAGGCACCGCCGCCCGAGGCCGCTCCGCCCCCCGCCCAACAGGCCCCCCCGGCTGCTCCCACAGCCGCCGCGGCGCCGGCCAAACCGGGTTTCTCCACCGCGGAGAAGCTGATGATCGCCGCCGGCATTCTCGTCGGCATCGCGGCGATCGCGGGTCTGCTCGTCCTGCTCTTGAAGTAAACCCCGCCCTTAGTTGCGGCGGCGCCGCGCATATCCGTAGATCGCCGGCAGCAACCCCAGGAGCCCCAAGCTCCAAAGGGCGGCCCCGGTTCCGGGAGCGGCGGACGCCAGGCTGGCCAGACAGCCGCCCTGCGTTTCCAGAAGGGGCGCCGGCGTGGCGGTCGGCAAGGGCGTGGGCGTAGGAGCCGCGCCGGCCAAAGTCACGTTTTTCACGTCGACGGCGGTCGAGGTGCAGCGCGTCCGGCACTCCAGCTGCAAGGTGTAGACGCCCGGGAGATCCCCGGTGAAGGTCGGCGTCAAGGTGCCGGCTCCGCTCAAGGCGGAAGAAGCCCCCGCCGGCGCGGCGGTCACCGCCCACTGCACCGCGAAGCGGGCCGGGTCGGCGAAGGGATCGGCGATCTCGGGAGAAAGGGAGCAGGAGGCCCCGGTCACGGCGATCGCCTGGTTTGGATCGCCGCTTTGGTCGGCGCCGGCGATGGCGCTGATCGTTTCTAGGCCGTTTAAAAAGACGAAGGCGGCCCGATCCCCGACCCCGTTGTTCGCCAGAACCATGATATCATCGCCGCCCGCGTTGTCGAAGTCCGCCGTGTCGATGCTGCGCATCTGGCTGGAAGGGCCGGCCAAACCGGTAGGCGGATTCAGAGCACCACTCGCAGCTGAAGTCACGGCTACGACGAGATTCACGGGGAATTCCGCGTCCTCCAAGGTGACCGCGACGTCGGTGACGTTGTCGTTGTTATAGCAACCGGTCGTCAACACCCGAGGCGTGAGAGTGCCGAGCGGCAGCGGAACGAAATCCCCCACCGCGAAGTTTCCGGCCCCATCGTTGTCGTAATACTGAAGCCCCGGCGGCTCCGGGGTGGGAACGGGATCGGTCGCGCTGAGCCCCGACTCGGTGAGAACCAAATCCACGTCGCCGTCGCCGTCGAAATCCCCGGCCTCGATCGAACCGGGCGAGGGGTCCTGGCCGGGATGGGCATCAAACAGATTGATGCTGGGGCTCGCGGGACAGGCAAGATTGCAATTTCTGTCGTTAAAGCAGACCGTCACGACCTGCAGGACTGGGGTCCCGTCGCTGCGGGTATCGAAGAAGGCCGCTACGTCCAGATTCCCGTCGCCGTTGAAATCGCCGACGGTCAGGCCCGCGTTGTCCTCGAAATTGGCTGCGACGTTGGTGTCGAAGGAATCCGCCGCCAGCACGTTCTGCAGACCGCTTCCATTGTTGCGTAGGATGTTGAGCTGGAAGGAAAGTGGGCCGGGACTGGATTCGGTAACCACATGGACGGCGTCCAGGCCGTTGATACCGTCGCAGTCGAACAGGGCGGCCTTGCGGGCCCCGAAGAAGGTGGAAAATCCCTGCTGATTGTTGCCCGCGACATCCCCGGCCGCGTCCAGTGTGGTGAGCGTGGTCCCGTCCGCACCGAAACCCGAGCCGGGATTCATGGCCTGGGCGAAGGTCGTACTGAATCCCTCCACCGAGATCCCGAGGAAGTCGGAATTGCCCCCGTCGAGGTCCCCGGAGAGAACGTTGCTGAAATTATCCGAGGTGCCCAGTCCGCTCAGGCCGTAATCCAAAGAGGCGTTGAATTGATCCCCGGGGCCGGGCGAGCAGGCGACCGCAGCGGCCCCACGGTTGATCAGGACGCTGGCCAAGAGCTCAGGCGTCTGGGTGTCGAAGCTGTTCTCGCGCATCGCCACGCAATCGGCGAAGCCATCGCCGTTGAAATCGCTTCCCAAAAAGGTTCCATCTCGCTGGATGTTGCGGCAGGACAGGGTATTGGCGTCGGGGAAATTGCAGCCGTCGGTGGCGCAAAGCACCGGCTCGTTTTCGCAGGCTAAGTTGGTGTTTTGAAAAAGCGTCTGCGCCGAAAGCCAGCTCGGCAGGAATACCGCCGCAAGAACGATCCAAAGTCGCATGATGTCTCCTCCTCGACAG comes from the Deltaproteobacteria bacterium PRO3 genome and includes:
- a CDS encoding FHA domain-containing protein — translated: MPKLIVHNLKTQEEQEYTLPQDTIVFGRTNTCDVELPIKSISRRHAEIVREAQDYYLSDLKSGNGTFLNNQKIRPLEKNLLRSGDVIRIEDYEIRFLLAEDGPEHAVEEDTDTDILEIKLIKKMLKTLDADDTPSVEVLNGVAVGKKLLIPDSKQEVVIGRDGAADLTIDENVISRLHAKLERKWGGIVIVDLQSKNGTFVNNDRVEEKLLRDGDKVMLGTVKLLYRNPKDVNLEVISQEISKKKKEAAMREAERLAQKQLEEERLAKEAEDKETARREAEAKAVQEALEKEKAEEEEKRAAEAPPPEAAPPPAQQAPPAAPTAAAAPAKPGFSTAEKLMIAAGILVGIAAIAGLLVLLLK